The nucleotide sequence GTGCCGGGATCAGAAAGAACAAAAGGTCGCGAGTAGCTAAACGGGAGCGccttgttcggctggtattaaagttggCTGATAAGCTAGCTGAAGCtattttgctgtgagagaaaaatattgtagattgtagctgataagtcggctgataagttcaagcgaactaATCATCATCAGACCTGGGAAAAACATGTGTGTAAAGAACCCGGTGACGCAATGCAACGACCCGGTAAAATCGGAGTGCATGCATttccgataatagctcaccggccGGCACGCTTACTGGGCAGTAGTGCGACGGGTCACTGACCAGACCAGCAGCAGCGTCACGTAAGCCTGGAGGGCCACGTGAAGGCATGCAAGCTGCCGATGACTGGGCTTCGATTTGCCGCGGTCGTACGCGTGCCTCACCTTGCGTCTGTGCAGGTGGCCGGTCGAGCAGTACGTACGTGTCCGGCCCCAACCGATGCACGAGCTCCGCCCAATCCGAAACCTCCGTCCAGAGTACCAGACCCCTCGCTCCGGCCGTCCGGCGCCCGGTCAAAATCTGCCCCGCCTTGTTCTTGCTTGCGTGCGTCGCCAAGGGCAAGGCCAAATCCACCCCAACCCAACCATTACCTCACCAAACCCGAACGAGTCCACGTCCGCCCCTCCAAACCCACGCTGACGCCACGGCactggcaccggcaccggcaccggcggaACGCTCGATCCTGCCCTCGTCTCCTCCTCCCCCGGCCGCCAAGCCCTCCGCTGCCGAGTAGTATTCTATTCCGTCCTCCCGGGGGGGCTGAACCAATTCAACACGCTGTGCGTGCGCTTGTGTCGGGCGGGCTCGCGGCAGGCAGGACGCTGGATATAAGCCGCTCGTAACAGAGGGAGGGAGGGCGAGGCCAGTCAAGTCAGCCCTCCGATCACGTGTCCGCAGCCACGCACACACAGACAcacgcgcggtggaggcggcaGGGAGGAAGAGGCGTGCAGGCGGCCGACGCAGCAGGCGGCAGGTCACGGAGCGGCCATCCACCGCACATGCGAGAGGGCGCAGCGGCGCGGAGGCAGCCGCCGCGCGGGGACTCTCCTCGTGCAATGAGTAGCGCCGCCGCGACCGCGACGTCGTGTCACGGGCTCGGGgtcgcgctgctgctgctgctgcttgttgccgCGGTTCTCGGTGGAGCCGAAGCCGAGGGGAAGGCGCACAACTACGAGGACGCGCTGCAGAAGAGCCTGCTCTACTTCGAGGCGCAGCGCTCGGGCCGGCTCCCGCACAGCCAACGCGTCGCCTGGCGCCACCACTCCGGCCTCACCGACGGCCTCGAGCAAGGGGTACGTTGCGTCACGTAAATGACACCGTCCCGTCCGCCGCTGTCGTCCCACGTCTCGCCGGTGCCTCCATTATTCCACGGTCGCCGCGCGCGAACCCGATCGGTTTTCCGACGAGCGTGTGTGTTCACACGCCGATCAGTCTTCGTTTGGTGTGGTCACCGAGCGGGCGTGGCGGCACGTTGAGAACGGCACGAAATCGAGACTCTAGATGTCTCGGTGGACGATCGCCGTGTTGATCCGTCAACTAACATGGCTATCTTTTCCTCCGTGATGGTGACGATCGCGGCACAGGTGGACTTGGTGGGGGGATACTACGACGCCGGCGACCATGTCAAGTTCGGCCTGCCCATGGCGTTCACCGTCACGATGCTGTCGTGGAGCCTGATCGAGTACGGCGGCGACGTCGCGGacgccggcgagctcggccacGCGCTCGAGGCCGTCAAGTGGGGCACCGACTACTTCATCAAGGCGCACACCAGGCCCGATGAGCTGTGGGCTGAGGTAAGACGACTAGCTAGGCTACAGTTACACAACCCCACCGCGTCGATCTCTCGAGTCGTCTGTCTCACCTGCCTGCCCATGCCGTGCCGAGACGGCGAGACCAGTTCGCTGTGACTTGGCCTCTCGTGCCAAAGCTAGCTGTTACACACGACATGAAACGCAACGTGATGAAGCTAgccaagctagctagctagagacCAATTCAAATTCAATTGTCGCTTGTAGTTTAGTGACTGCTTTCTTCATTCGCTACCTTTTCCTAACAAACATTCCAAACCGCATGTACTCTGGTATAATAATTAATTAAGTATATATAGCACACAAAAAGATACCTCTTTCTGGTGAATAACAACAACCGGGTTAGGTGGCCCGCCCATTGAACGTACGAAGCAGTAGCAATAAGTTATGCAGTTCCACATGGCATGGCATGGGGTTCCATCCAAAGCTAGCTAGCTGCTCGATCCATCCCAAACTAAACCAGCAGGTGTTGACAGTTTCGTGCGCGCAGGTGGGCGACGGCGACACGGACCACTACTGCTGGCAGCGGCCGGAGGACATGACGACGTCGCGGCAGGCGTACAAGGTGGACCGGGACCACCCAGGCTCCGACGTCGCCGGCGAGaccgcggcggccatggcggccgcgtcCATCGTCTTCCGCGACTCCAACCCGCACTACGCGCACCTTCTCCTGCACCACGCCCAGCAGGTAAATATTTTTGCCGGCTATGATTCGTGGGGGGAAAAAACATGGGCTGGAAATGTGGTGGACTAGCGGTAGTACGCGTACCGCACTTTGGACTGTTGCGAGCACCGGCAGGCTGCTGCAGGACTGTTCCGTTGTGATTGTGTCAGTCCTCTCCTCCGCGGCAGGCACGTGTCAATGCCCCGTTCGCTCGACTGATAAGCTAtcgctgaaaatactgttgactgatttattgtaagagaaaaatattgttcgttggctgaaaaagtacggcttataaatcAAACGAACAGGACGCAAGTTGTGAACACGACGTTTTTCAGACGAGAGGTTTCTGTCGGTTCGTAGGGGATGCCATGTGGGGCCCGGGGAGCCGGCGCGCAACCTAACGCGAAAAGGAACGGAGAAAAAAAGGGAGGGAGCTACCATCTGGTGGACGTGGAAAGCCTCCCGGTTTCCTCCATGATTAGGTCGCCAGTTCAATCGCATAAAACTGCTTGGAAACTAAGAAATGTAAACGTCATCATGTGCATGCTAATTCAACCAGTCCTTTTTGGTTTTTCTTTTCGTTTGTTTATTTTTATAACAACGGAACCAGTCGTGTTAGCACCTGCTACCAATACGTGCCTTTTCCCATGCCAATTATGAGACCAGTTTTGATTGAATAACCTGCCACGTTACCTAAATCATTTTTCTTTGGTATCTTTGCAGCTGTTCGACTTCGCCGACAAGTACAGGGGGAAATACGACAGCAGCATCGCGGAGGTGAAGAGCTACTACGCGTCGGTGAGCGGGTACAAGGACGAGCTCCTGTGGGCCGCCCTGTGGCTCCACCGCGCCACCGGCAGAGCTCACTACCTCGACTACGTCGTCGACAACGCCGACAGCTTCGGCGGCACCGGCTGGGCCATCAACGAGTTCAGCTGGGACGTCAAGTACGCCGGCGTCCAGATCCTAGCAGCAAGGGTAAGTGACAGTGTACGTACGCCATAATGCCAGAACCCAAAGAGACAGACAAAGAGTAGCAAGCGAGACTGACACGTGCATGCACCCGTACTTGTTTCAGTTGCTGCTGAGAGGGGAGCACGCGACGCGCCACCGGAGCACGCTGGAGCGGTACAGGGCGAAGGCGGAGCGCTACGTGTGCGCGTGCCTGGGCGGGAACACGGAAGGCGGCTTGGACGCCAACGTGGAGCGCAGCCCCGGCGGGATGCTCTACATCCGGCAGTGGAACAACATGCAGTACGTGACCAGCGCCGCGTTCCTGCTCTCCGTCTACTCAGACTACCTGGCCGAGGCCGGCGCCCGGACCGTGTCGTGCGCGGGCGGCGAGACCGTGGCGGCCGAGGAGGTGTTCGCGCTCGCCAGGGCGCAGGTGGACTACGTGCTGGGCACCAACCCCAGGGGCGCCAGCTACCTCGTGGGCTACGGCTCCAAGTACCCCAACCGGGTGCACCACCGCGCCGCGTCCATCGTGCCGTACAAGCACAGCAAGGAGTTCATCGGCTGCACGCAGGGGTTTGACCACTGGTTCGGCCGGCGGAGCTCCAACCCAAACGTGCTCGTCGGCGCCATCGT is from Miscanthus floridulus cultivar M001 chromosome 7, ASM1932011v1, whole genome shotgun sequence and encodes:
- the LOC136467696 gene encoding endoglucanase 7-like, with the translated sequence MREGAAARRQPPRGDSPRAMSSAAATATSCHGLGVALLLLLLVAAVLGGAEAEGKAHNYEDALQKSLLYFEAQRSGRLPHSQRVAWRHHSGLTDGLEQGVDLVGGYYDAGDHVKFGLPMAFTVTMLSWSLIEYGGDVADAGELGHALEAVKWGTDYFIKAHTRPDELWAEVGDGDTDHYCWQRPEDMTTSRQAYKVDRDHPGSDVAGETAAAMAAASIVFRDSNPHYAHLLLHHAQQLFDFADKYRGKYDSSIAEVKSYYASVSGYKDELLWAALWLHRATGRAHYLDYVVDNADSFGGTGWAINEFSWDVKYAGVQILAARLLLRGEHATRHRSTLERYRAKAERYVCACLGGNTEGGLDANVERSPGGMLYIRQWNNMQYVTSAAFLLSVYSDYLAEAGARTVSCAGGETVAAEEVFALARAQVDYVLGTNPRGASYLVGYGSKYPNRVHHRAASIVPYKHSKEFIGCTQGFDHWFGRRSSNPNVLVGAIVGGPDRRDRFRDNRENYMQTEACTYNTAPMVGMFAKLHRMARQEREHGSTTPVPVTSTAAEV